From a single Anaerolineaceae bacterium oral taxon 439 genomic region:
- a CDS encoding ABC transporter ATP-binding protein translates to MAAVELRNVSYAYPLAEEKALRNISVSFEAGKLYGIIGPNGSGKTTLCNLVRGLAPYFYRGELEGECRINGRLLKDIDFDELSVEVGFIFQNPFTQISGVKETVFEEIAMGLENLGVSREDMIRRTVQIIRDLGIEDIMDKNPNALSGGQKQRVAFASIIVMEPPIIVIDEPTSQLDPHGTDMIFEIIYKMKERGKTILLVEHKVDLLADYADEILVLNKGELVAHGPTREILTDDSLLNQGTAIPEVALLGRDLKLDGLNLPEIPITIQRAAEVLSSFVTLGAGS, encoded by the coding sequence ATGGCGGCGGTCGAATTAAGAAACGTATCCTACGCTTATCCGCTGGCGGAAGAGAAGGCGTTGAGGAATATTTCGGTCAGTTTTGAGGCAGGGAAGCTATATGGGATTATCGGTCCTAACGGAAGCGGGAAAACGACCTTGTGTAACTTGGTCCGGGGACTGGCGCCTTATTTTTACAGGGGCGAACTGGAAGGAGAATGCCGGATCAATGGAAGGCTGCTGAAGGATATCGATTTCGACGAGCTTTCAGTTGAGGTTGGATTTATCTTTCAAAACCCGTTTACCCAAATCAGCGGTGTGAAAGAGACCGTTTTCGAAGAAATTGCTATGGGCTTAGAAAACCTTGGCGTATCGAGGGAAGATATGATTCGGAGAACGGTTCAAATCATTCGGGACCTTGGAATCGAAGATATTATGGATAAGAATCCGAACGCTCTTTCCGGAGGCCAAAAACAGCGTGTGGCGTTCGCTTCGATTATCGTGATGGAACCCCCGATTATCGTGATCGATGAACCAACTTCGCAGCTTGATCCACATGGAACGGATATGATTTTCGAAATTATTTATAAGATGAAGGAACGGGGAAAAACGATTTTACTGGTTGAACATAAAGTTGACTTATTGGCTGATTATGCCGATGAGATTCTGGTCCTGAACAAAGGTGAGCTTGTTGCGCATGGTCCAACACGGGAGATCTTGACGGACGATTCACTGCTGAATCAGGGAACGGCAATTCCAGAGGTCGCCCTGTTAGGGCGGGATCTGAAACTCGATGGACTGAATCTGCCTGAAATTCCGATTACGATTCAGCGGGCTGCGGAAGTCCTTTCGAGTTTTGTGACGCTTGGGGCAGGCTCATGA
- a CDS encoding ABC transporter ATP-binding protein, with the protein MNRIILENASFQYSPGTWAVENLNLTIDQGEAVAIVGQNGAGKTTAVKMMNGLYKPVKGRVWVNGVDTREKTTAQIAALVGYVFQNPDDQIFNATVHDEIAYMPRYLKLSDVETERRVAAAVELTGIGPYLNYNPFDIPYSIRKFVAIAAILATHPRYMILDEPTAGQDLIGTRTLNRLIRYLRSEDVTVITISHDMEFVAENFERVVAMAHRRILFDGRMEELFANDAVLRECRIKKPQIARLADLLGYPPGIIFRDQLRQSLRSQLGKGERLWMN; encoded by the coding sequence ATGAATCGGATTATCCTGGAAAACGCGTCTTTTCAGTATTCGCCGGGAACCTGGGCGGTTGAGAACCTGAATTTAACGATCGACCAAGGCGAAGCGGTCGCGATTGTAGGCCAGAATGGCGCAGGAAAAACAACCGCGGTGAAAATGATGAACGGACTGTATAAGCCTGTGAAAGGACGAGTTTGGGTAAATGGCGTTGATACGAGGGAGAAAACGACAGCTCAGATCGCAGCGCTGGTGGGCTATGTTTTTCAAAATCCGGACGATCAGATTTTTAACGCTACCGTACATGATGAAATTGCCTACATGCCGAGGTACCTGAAGCTTAGCGACGTCGAGACGGAACGGCGCGTAGCGGCGGCGGTGGAGCTGACGGGAATTGGTCCCTATCTGAACTACAATCCATTTGATATTCCATATTCCATTCGTAAATTTGTTGCGATTGCAGCAATTTTAGCTACGCATCCGCGGTATATGATTTTAGACGAACCTACGGCTGGGCAGGATTTAATCGGAACCCGGACTTTGAATCGGCTGATTCGTTATTTGCGAAGCGAAGACGTTACAGTTATCACGATTTCACACGATATGGAATTTGTTGCTGAAAATTTTGAGCGTGTCGTTGCCATGGCGCATCGGCGGATTCTCTTTGACGGTCGGATGGAAGAGTTGTTTGCGAACGACGCGGTGTTGAGAGAATGCCGGATTAAGAAGCCGCAGATCGCGCGGCTTGCGGACCTGTTGGGTTATCCTCCGGGTATTATCTTTCGGGATCAACTGCGGCAGTCTTTACGATCTCAATTGGGGAAAGGAGAAAGATTATGGATGAATTAG
- a CDS encoding acetylornithine deacetylase: protein MDELGQLRITLAERRDEYLAYLLELVKKDTRDLGHGIKGGLEANGQAALKALYEQMGASKIQVEAMSEEPIQKALALYNEGNPGHNYQGRYNLYAAFEGIRPLSILFNGHIDTLPPEDESAWDFPPLDAHVKNGRVYGMGVCDMKAGIMAACLAVKLFQDARIPLPCRVLLSSVCDEEGGGNGSIVAAMGGLKADAVVVCEPTTRQLILAHMGFVFFEVEVSGAAVHSGLKVDGVSAIEKAVKLMAALDELERGWLLRYKHPLLPPPSGNVGVIRGGENGSTVPDKCVFKTCVHYHPKTMSYESVVAEVQGCIDRCSSGDVYLEAHPPKVTVYQAGGPFEMEPDHALVQSFVHAYEDVFDRTPDIVGSPAGCDSRTWRRIAGCPTIQYGPGSLRQSHAANEYVEVEEYLDTILLYAGLILRWGRKDDNEGNKNG, encoded by the coding sequence ATGGATGAATTAGGCCAATTGAGGATAACGTTGGCGGAACGGCGCGACGAGTATCTGGCGTACCTGCTGGAATTGGTAAAAAAGGATACCCGCGATTTGGGGCATGGGATTAAAGGCGGGCTTGAAGCAAACGGGCAGGCAGCTCTGAAGGCCCTATATGAGCAGATGGGCGCGAGCAAGATCCAGGTCGAGGCTATGTCCGAAGAGCCAATTCAAAAGGCTCTGGCTCTGTATAACGAAGGAAATCCCGGGCATAATTATCAGGGTCGATATAATTTGTATGCGGCTTTTGAAGGAATTCGTCCGTTATCAATCTTGTTCAACGGTCATATAGATACGCTACCGCCTGAAGACGAATCTGCTTGGGATTTCCCGCCATTGGATGCGCATGTTAAAAATGGGCGGGTTTATGGGATGGGCGTGTGCGACATGAAGGCGGGTATCATGGCCGCCTGTCTCGCCGTCAAGCTATTCCAGGACGCAAGGATCCCGCTCCCATGCCGGGTGTTGTTGTCATCTGTTTGCGACGAAGAGGGCGGGGGAAACGGTTCGATAGTGGCAGCGATGGGCGGGCTTAAGGCTGACGCCGTCGTTGTCTGCGAACCGACAACGCGTCAGCTGATTTTAGCGCATATGGGCTTTGTATTTTTTGAAGTTGAAGTGTCCGGCGCAGCGGTGCATTCAGGACTGAAGGTCGACGGGGTCAGCGCGATTGAGAAGGCTGTGAAACTCATGGCAGCGTTGGACGAGCTCGAACGTGGGTGGCTCCTGAGGTATAAACATCCGCTTTTGCCTCCGCCTTCCGGCAACGTAGGCGTGATTCGAGGCGGTGAGAATGGCTCGACTGTTCCAGATAAGTGCGTGTTTAAAACCTGCGTTCATTATCATCCGAAAACGATGAGTTACGAGAGCGTTGTGGCTGAAGTTCAGGGATGTATCGATCGATGCTCCAGCGGGGACGTCTATCTGGAGGCGCATCCCCCCAAGGTCACGGTATATCAGGCTGGCGGACCTTTTGAAATGGAGCCGGATCACGCGCTGGTTCAAAGCTTCGTGCATGCGTACGAGGATGTTTTCGATCGGACTCCGGACATCGTCGGGTCTCCGGCGGGATGCGATTCTCGGACCTGGCGAAGGATTGCGGGGTGCCCTACGATACAGTATGGCCCTGGTTCATTGCGTCAATCACATGCGGCGAATGAATATGTTGAAGTTGAAGAATATTTAGATACGATCCTGCTATACGCGGGGCTGATTTTACGATGGGGAAGAAAAGATGATAACGAAGGAAATAAAAATGGCTAA
- a CDS encoding cytoplasmic protein translates to MAKKILIAGESWTSVTTHIKGADTFITSVYAEGADYLREALESGGYEVTYVPNHHAQDGLPFTGQEYAAYDAVILSDIGSNTLLLPSATFGRSEKRPNRCQAIRDYVLDGGALVMIGGYMSFTGIDAKARYGSTALADVLPVVCLEMDDRREHSEGVYGVVTKDHPLTQGIVGDWPALLGYNRTLPKAGCDVVAEIEGDPLMAVGDFGKGRSAVFTSDCSPHWAPMEFVSWAHYKTIWLNILEYICG, encoded by the coding sequence ATGGCTAAGAAAATTTTGATCGCGGGCGAATCCTGGACGAGCGTCACGACGCATATCAAGGGCGCCGATACCTTTATCACTTCCGTTTACGCGGAGGGGGCGGATTATTTACGGGAAGCGTTGGAATCGGGCGGCTATGAAGTAACCTACGTCCCGAATCATCACGCGCAGGATGGTCTTCCTTTTACGGGTCAGGAGTATGCCGCTTACGACGCGGTTATTCTTTCGGATATCGGTTCGAATACGCTGTTGCTGCCGAGCGCTACGTTTGGCCGGAGTGAGAAACGTCCGAATCGTTGTCAGGCGATCCGCGATTATGTCCTGGACGGCGGGGCGCTTGTGATGATCGGTGGGTATATGTCGTTTACCGGAATCGACGCTAAAGCGCGTTATGGTTCGACGGCCTTGGCAGACGTACTTCCGGTTGTCTGTCTGGAGATGGATGACAGGCGTGAGCATAGCGAAGGCGTGTATGGCGTCGTGACGAAAGATCATCCGCTGACGCAGGGAATTGTTGGGGACTGGCCGGCGCTTTTAGGCTATAACAGGACGCTGCCAAAGGCCGGCTGTGACGTTGTCGCGGAGATCGAGGGTGATCCGCTGATGGCCGTCGGCGATTTCGGCAAGGGGCGGAGCGCGGTTTTCACGTCGGATTGCTCGCCGCATTGGGCGCCGATGGAATTTGTTTCATGGGCGCATTATAAAACGATCTGGCTCAATATACTGGAATATATTTGCGGATAG
- a CDS encoding transcriptional regulator: MRTTIKDIAQETGLSITTVSLILNGKGKKFPPDTKDLVLVAAKKLNYRPNQLAVGLLKKHTQTLGLIIPDISNVFFSEFAKGVEDRGREEQYSIILCNSDDRFHQEQQSINILADRGVDGIIIILSSESFGSKNEECLVALRATGKPVILADCFNEVVDFSTMEIDNRKGSALAVEHLVSLGHSRIACITGPQGLKSNKERMAGFTTTMRDHDIPLDDRLIFEGDFRYQSGYDGALKLLKDCPTAIYCHNDMMAFGALRALRDCGIRVPKDVSLVGFDDVFFSRYMEVPLTTVRQPIYTMGRQTASLLLEEIDNHEKAPQHVVFAPRLVVRASTAAPAR; encoded by the coding sequence TTGCGAACGACGATTAAGGATATAGCTCAGGAGACCGGCCTGTCGATTACGACGGTTTCACTGATTCTGAACGGTAAGGGGAAAAAATTCCCGCCGGATACGAAGGATCTGGTTTTGGTCGCGGCGAAAAAGCTGAATTATCGTCCGAATCAGTTGGCAGTTGGCCTGCTGAAAAAGCATACGCAGACGTTAGGGCTTATTATTCCGGATATCAGCAATGTTTTTTTCTCCGAATTTGCCAAAGGAGTTGAGGATCGGGGCAGAGAAGAACAGTACAGTATTATATTATGCAACTCGGATGACCGATTTCATCAGGAACAGCAAAGCATCAACATTTTAGCGGATCGCGGCGTGGATGGGATTATCATCATACTATCGTCTGAAAGTTTTGGTTCTAAGAATGAAGAATGTCTGGTTGCGCTGCGAGCAACTGGGAAACCGGTCATTTTGGCGGACTGTTTTAATGAGGTCGTTGATTTCAGCACTATGGAGATAGATAATCGGAAGGGATCGGCTCTGGCGGTTGAGCATCTGGTTTCCCTCGGCCATTCCCGGATTGCCTGTATAACGGGTCCACAGGGGTTGAAAAGTAATAAGGAACGAATGGCAGGGTTTACGACTACCATGCGCGATCATGATATTCCGTTGGACGACCGGCTAATTTTTGAGGGTGATTTTCGTTACCAAAGCGGCTATGATGGGGCGCTTAAATTGCTGAAAGATTGTCCGACAGCTATTTATTGCCATAACGATATGATGGCTTTCGGCGCTTTGAGAGCCTTGCGGGACTGTGGAATCCGTGTTCCGAAGGACGTTTCTCTGGTCGGTTTTGATGATGTCTTCTTTTCCCGCTATATGGAAGTTCCACTGACGACAGTCAGGCAGCCTATCTATACAATGGGGCGGCAGACTGCATCTCTGTTGCTCGAAGAGATTGACAACCATGAAAAGGCCCCCCAGCATGTTGTATTTGCCCCCCGGCTGGTGGTTCGCGCCAGTACGGCCGCGCCTGCGCGCTGA
- a CDS encoding integrase, with the protein MKTITQILRFRESMVKYCEKHGVSETARKYKVSRPTVYRWMKRYDGTQDSLRDFSHKPKSHPNQHTEEELKLIHNMRKRNPHAGLVVFWVKLRQRGYTRTITGLYRILCKSGEMAIKVKNPKYIPKTYEAMQYPGQRVQIDVKHVPPACIASNSFGSKKYYQYTAIDEYSRFRYVEGFDELSTFSSAVFLENMLKAFKFKVECVQTDNGTEFTNRFTSNRDRPTLFEQLLKQRGIVHKLIRPYTPRHNGKVERSHRKDNEYFYATHPFYSLNDFKKQLKVHNHWYNNFPMRPLAWLSPSQFLKIHLSNL; encoded by the coding sequence ATGAAGACGATAACACAAATTCTTAGATTCAGGGAGTCCATGGTAAAGTATTGTGAAAAGCATGGAGTTAGTGAAACAGCAAGAAAATACAAGGTCAGCCGCCCAACTGTATACAGATGGATGAAACGGTATGACGGGACACAAGATTCTTTGCGGGATTTCTCTCATAAACCTAAAAGTCATCCGAATCAGCATACAGAAGAAGAGCTCAAGCTGATTCATAACATGCGAAAACGGAATCCGCATGCCGGATTAGTCGTATTCTGGGTAAAACTGCGCCAGCGAGGGTATACCCGCACCATTACAGGTTTGTACCGCATCCTCTGTAAAAGTGGAGAAATGGCGATCAAGGTGAAAAATCCAAAATATATTCCTAAGACATACGAAGCGATGCAATATCCGGGACAACGCGTTCAAATTGATGTCAAGCACGTTCCTCCCGCTTGTATTGCTTCTAATTCATTCGGAAGTAAGAAATACTACCAATATACTGCTATCGATGAATATTCTCGTTTTCGTTACGTTGAAGGCTTCGATGAGCTGAGTACCTTTTCCTCTGCTGTCTTCCTGGAGAATATGCTTAAAGCCTTCAAATTCAAGGTTGAATGCGTTCAAACAGATAACGGTACCGAATTCACAAACCGATTTACCTCGAATCGCGATCGCCCCACGCTGTTTGAGCAGCTGCTCAAACAGCGTGGCATCGTCCACAAACTCATTCGTCCCTATACCCCTCGTCATAACGGTAAGGTCGAACGTTCACACCGTAAAGATAATGAGTACTTTTACGCAACTCATCCCTTCTATTCGCTAAACGATTTTAAGAAACAACTGAAGGTTCATAACCATTGGTACAACAATTTCCCGATGCGTCCTCTCGCCTGGCTTTCCCCTTCTCAGTTCCTTAAGATTCATCTTTCAAATTTGTAA
- a CDS encoding transcription-repair coupling factor has product MNSKAALLDMIRAQPFFHELRKFRLERGGRGWIRSGRPLLIAALASDPKLAEVGTRPILILTDKPSTANLIADELQFWVESRPVQIFPAPDPLFYEPGAWGPEIRAERIRVLTSLAKRALPGETKGAAAPLIVAPLRAVMTRTIDRKAFLKATKILRVSQQASPTALARLWRETGYAGGEIVREQGSFSLRGGLLDVWPYTEKTPVRLDFFGDDLDAMYTFDAATQRNTSRAERILVPPAREVFTPALADGTFADIETDEFMIPLRNRIQACLLDYLPSNTLIVFDDELRIMDQADDIEEQAERQRGVSVFDHLLPEDFPQPYVSMSELRDRMESFDLLNLGARGETEDDNAANFSDFEPAERFGGKLSDMVQAAFQSEAAGVPVTIVSRQSARLQKMIDAALLAEEELKPPVVLNGTLREGFRLIGENGEARAQLWSDQEIFGWERPVPRRKTQRAVETSENGIDEFRPGDWLVHIDYGIGQYAGIVTRSIDGSSKEFLKILYAAGDELYVPVHQADRVTNYIGPDLSEPVPTRLGTTEWLNVRQHVKEKVVEVAEDLIELYAKRQVVDGYAFPEDSPWQQDLEGAFPYFETEDQKKAIDAVKADMERPRPMDRLICGDVGFGKTEVALRAAFKAATAGKQVAILVPTTVLAQQHYETFSQRFAPFPVTVEMLSRFRTASEQRRILADLADGKIDVIIGTHRLVSADVRFKDLGLVVIDEEQRFGVAQKEYLKKLRTKVDVLTMSATPIPRTLYMALTGARDISSITTPPDDRVAVITHAGPYSEKLVRQAILRELERDGQIFYLHNRVQSIYVVKQQLEALVPQARIGVGHGQLPEKELSAVMDAFYRHEIDILLSTSIIESGLDVPNANTLIADHADALGLAQLYQIRGRVGRSTQRAYAYFFRNTKSTPEGIERLDVIAENTQLGAGYSIAMRDLEMRGAGELLGHKQSGAIAAIGFSLYTRMLAQAVKTVKEIRGVEIPDEDIAVTREMGLLFDPITVELPLDIGIPESYVAERTTRIKLYRRIAAVHDSMKLEALRDEFTDRFGPLPEPLGNLFYQIQLKILAERIGLSAVVKEAAAIVLRFPPLPGNVETRGLEDVGQGIRAGKNAYWLTGLDFETDDWREAVLARMERVAKM; this is encoded by the coding sequence ATGAATTCCAAAGCCGCGCTTCTCGATATGATTCGGGCGCAGCCGTTTTTTCACGAGCTGCGCAAGTTTCGCCTGGAACGCGGCGGCCGTGGATGGATTCGAAGCGGGCGGCCCTTGCTGATCGCGGCGCTTGCTTCGGATCCAAAGCTCGCGGAAGTCGGAACCCGTCCGATCCTGATCCTGACCGATAAGCCGTCGACGGCGAACCTGATCGCCGACGAGCTTCAGTTCTGGGTCGAGTCCCGGCCGGTCCAGATATTTCCCGCGCCGGACCCGCTTTTTTACGAACCGGGCGCATGGGGCCCGGAAATTCGTGCTGAGCGAATCCGTGTCCTGACTTCGTTAGCGAAACGCGCGCTTCCCGGTGAAACGAAAGGGGCCGCGGCGCCGCTGATCGTCGCGCCGTTGCGGGCGGTCATGACGCGGACGATCGACCGGAAGGCGTTTCTTAAAGCAACGAAAATTCTCCGTGTCTCCCAGCAGGCAAGTCCGACGGCGCTGGCTCGCCTCTGGCGTGAGACCGGCTACGCCGGCGGCGAAATCGTCCGGGAACAGGGATCGTTTTCGCTGCGCGGCGGACTCCTCGACGTTTGGCCATATACCGAAAAAACGCCGGTCCGCCTCGATTTTTTCGGCGATGATCTCGACGCGATGTATACCTTTGACGCGGCGACGCAGCGCAACACCAGCAGAGCGGAGCGGATCCTCGTTCCTCCGGCGCGCGAGGTTTTTACGCCGGCTCTTGCGGATGGGACGTTCGCCGATATTGAAACCGACGAGTTCATGATCCCGCTGCGGAACCGGATTCAGGCCTGTTTACTCGATTATCTTCCATCAAATACGCTGATCGTCTTTGACGACGAGCTTCGGATCATGGATCAGGCGGACGATATCGAGGAACAGGCGGAACGCCAGCGGGGCGTGTCGGTTTTTGATCACCTTCTCCCCGAGGATTTTCCGCAGCCGTATGTTTCGATGTCGGAGCTACGGGACCGGATGGAATCGTTTGATCTTCTGAACCTGGGGGCGCGCGGCGAAACGGAGGATGATAACGCCGCGAACTTCAGCGATTTTGAACCGGCGGAGCGCTTCGGCGGGAAGCTGAGCGACATGGTCCAGGCCGCGTTCCAAAGCGAAGCGGCGGGCGTTCCGGTCACGATCGTCAGCCGGCAGTCCGCCCGGCTGCAAAAAATGATCGACGCTGCGCTTCTCGCTGAAGAAGAGCTTAAACCGCCGGTGGTCCTGAACGGGACGCTTCGCGAAGGGTTCCGCCTGATAGGCGAAAATGGGGAAGCGCGGGCGCAGCTCTGGAGCGATCAGGAGATTTTCGGTTGGGAACGGCCCGTTCCGCGGCGAAAAACGCAGCGCGCGGTCGAAACGTCGGAAAACGGGATCGATGAGTTCCGGCCTGGCGACTGGCTTGTTCATATCGATTACGGAATCGGTCAGTACGCCGGGATCGTAACGCGCTCGATCGACGGTTCATCGAAGGAATTTCTAAAAATTTTATATGCCGCGGGCGACGAGCTTTACGTCCCGGTTCATCAGGCCGATCGGGTTACGAATTATATCGGCCCGGACCTGAGCGAGCCGGTTCCGACCCGCCTGGGGACGACGGAATGGCTGAACGTCAGGCAGCATGTTAAAGAGAAGGTCGTCGAGGTCGCGGAAGACCTGATCGAGCTGTACGCAAAGCGGCAGGTCGTCGACGGTTACGCTTTCCCGGAAGACAGTCCCTGGCAGCAGGATCTCGAAGGCGCGTTTCCATACTTTGAAACAGAGGACCAGAAGAAGGCGATCGACGCGGTTAAGGCGGATATGGAGCGGCCGCGGCCGATGGACCGATTAATCTGCGGCGACGTTGGTTTCGGAAAAACTGAGGTCGCGCTGCGCGCCGCGTTTAAGGCGGCGACAGCAGGGAAGCAGGTCGCGATCCTGGTCCCAACGACCGTCCTGGCGCAGCAGCATTACGAAACCTTTTCGCAGCGATTCGCCCCATTCCCGGTCACGGTCGAAATGCTTTCCCGATTTCGGACCGCCTCGGAACAGCGACGGATCCTTGCCGATCTGGCCGATGGAAAAATCGACGTTATTATCGGGACGCACCGGCTCGTTTCCGCCGACGTTCGCTTCAAGGATCTTGGTCTCGTCGTGATCGACGAGGAGCAGCGCTTCGGCGTCGCGCAGAAGGAATACCTGAAAAAGCTGCGGACGAAAGTCGACGTATTGACGATGTCGGCAACGCCGATCCCCCGGACGCTGTACATGGCGTTGACAGGCGCGCGCGATATTTCGAGTATTACGACCCCGCCCGACGACCGCGTCGCCGTGATAACGCATGCCGGTCCGTATTCCGAGAAGCTCGTTCGTCAGGCGATTTTGCGGGAGCTCGAACGCGACGGCCAGATCTTCTATCTCCATAATCGCGTTCAGTCAATCTATGTCGTTAAGCAGCAGCTGGAAGCGCTCGTTCCTCAGGCACGGATCGGCGTTGGACATGGTCAGCTTCCGGAAAAGGAGCTTTCGGCGGTCATGGACGCGTTTTACCGCCATGAAATTGATATCCTTTTAAGCACTTCGATTATCGAATCCGGGCTTGACGTTCCCAACGCGAATACGCTGATCGCCGATCATGCCGACGCGCTGGGCCTGGCGCAGCTGTACCAGATTCGCGGACGCGTCGGACGGAGCACGCAGCGCGCCTACGCTTATTTTTTCCGAAATACGAAATCGACGCCGGAAGGGATCGAACGCCTTGACGTGATCGCTGAGAATACACAGCTGGGCGCGGGATATTCGATCGCGATGCGCGATCTGGAGATGCGCGGCGCAGGCGAACTGTTAGGGCATAAGCAAAGCGGAGCGATCGCCGCGATCGGTTTCAGCCTTTACACGCGCATGCTGGCGCAGGCGGTCAAGACGGTCAAAGAGATCAGGGGCGTTGAGATTCCCGACGAGGATATCGCGGTGACCCGAGAGATGGGGCTGCTTTTCGATCCGATTACGGTCGAGCTTCCGCTCGATATCGGAATTCCGGAAAGCTACGTCGCGGAGCGGACGACGCGGATTAAACTGTACCGGCGAATTGCGGCGGTGCATGACTCGATGAAGCTGGAGGCGCTGCGGGATGAGTTTACCGATCGGTTTGGGCCGCTTCCTGAACCGCTTGGGAACCTTTTTTATCAGATCCAACTGAAGATCCTCGCCGAGCGAATCGGACTTTCGGCTGTGGTAAAGGAGGCGGCTGCGATCGTGCTGCGCTTCCCGCCGCTGCCGGGGAACGTCGAGACGCGCGGACTGGAGGACGTCGGGCAGGGGATTCGAGCTGGAAAGAACGCTTACTGGCTGACAGGGCTTGATTTTGAGACGGACGACTGGCGGGAAGCTGTTCTGGCGCGGATGGAGCGGGTAGCTAAGATGTAA
- a CDS encoding aminoacyl-tRNA hydrolase yields MLVGLGNPGREYRETRHNFGFMVADRICERAGTAADKAQLKAITATTTINGRRVLIAKPQTFMNLSGQAVSALLRYYKIPLTRLLVMHDDLDLPFGTLRMRPGGGSGGQKGLVSTIEQLGTQDFARLRCGIDHPTGRMIVSDYVLSKFRKEEEAELPAVLDRAADAATAFVVDGIQCAMTKYNGKAD; encoded by the coding sequence CTGCTCGTCGGGTTGGGAAATCCCGGGCGCGAATACCGCGAAACCCGTCATAATTTCGGTTTCATGGTCGCCGATCGTATCTGCGAACGGGCAGGGACAGCGGCAGACAAAGCTCAGCTGAAAGCGATCACGGCTACCACGACGATCAACGGTCGGCGCGTCCTGATCGCCAAGCCGCAGACGTTCATGAATCTTTCAGGGCAGGCGGTTTCTGCGCTCCTGCGGTATTATAAAATTCCGCTCACCCGTCTTCTCGTGATGCATGACGATCTCGACCTGCCGTTTGGAACGCTGCGGATGCGTCCCGGAGGCGGATCCGGCGGTCAAAAGGGGCTGGTTTCCACGATTGAGCAGCTGGGGACGCAGGATTTCGCGCGGCTGCGCTGTGGAATCGACCATCCGACCGGCCGAATGATAGTTTCCGATTATGTCCTGAGCAAGTTCCGGAAAGAGGAAGAAGCGGAGCTCCCCGCCGTTCTTGATCGCGCGGCGGACGCGGCGACGGCATTCGTTGTCGATGGGATTCAGTGCGCTATGACGAAGTATAACGGGAAAGCAGATTGA